One Lachnospiraceae bacterium C1.1 genomic region harbors:
- the fliD gene encoding flagellar filament capping protein FliD: protein MSLTVSSIANSALDYSTLFPSSSSGTSGDTLLADYAAIKNGSLKKLYKAYYSGLEEQEAEASSEAYSTVKVNASKLSDSIKDLQSESLYDGESTDDLYEAVSDYIKNYNSTLTSSASESTTATNSMALKLASTTSTYSEQFSSIGISINEDGTLSIDEDEFKEAVSGSAGLSTAKDLFGSSYGYSNIISTKASIIESIAGNRINSSGSTGTTYGSGGSSSSVLDSLIDVDA, encoded by the coding sequence ATGTCACTGACTGTAAGTTCAATCGCAAATTCAGCATTAGATTATTCAACTTTATTTCCATCAAGTTCATCCGGAACCTCGGGGGATACTCTTTTAGCTGATTATGCTGCTATAAAAAATGGTTCATTAAAAAAATTATATAAGGCTTATTACAGTGGGCTTGAGGAGCAGGAAGCAGAGGCTTCCTCAGAGGCATATTCAACAGTTAAGGTTAATGCCTCAAAGCTTTCGGATTCAATTAAGGATCTTCAATCGGAAAGTCTTTATGATGGTGAATCAACAGATGATCTTTATGAAGCTGTATCTGATTATATAAAAAATTATAACAGTACACTTACTTCTTCAGCTTCAGAATCAACAACAGCTACAAACAGTATGGCTTTGAAGCTTGCCTCAACGACCAGCACATATTCTGAACAGTTTAGCAGTATAGGAATCAGTATTAATGAAGATGGAACGCTTTCGATAGATGAAGATGAGTTCAAGGAAGCTGTTTCGGGATCTGCAGGTCTTTCAACAGCCAAGGATTTATTCGGATCCAGCTACGGATATTCAAATATTATCAGTACAAAAGCTTCAATTATCGAGTCAATCGCAGGAAACAGGATCAATTCTTCGGGTTCGACAGGAACGACATATGGATCAGGAGGAAGTTCTTCCTCTGTATTAGACAGTTTAATAGATGTGGATGCATAA
- a CDS encoding RnfABCDGE type electron transport complex subunit B: protein MSEIIMAAVCVAAVGLIIGIFLGIAGKKFAVEVDERETAIIGVLPGANCGGCGYAGCAANAHAIVEGIAKVDSCPVGGADCAAKIAEIMGQSVSAEAPKVAFVKCSGTCDKAKSQMNYTGQMDCKLLAQIQGGGPKACTYGCLGGGTCVRVCQFDAIHIIDGIAQVDPEKCVACGQCVSNCPKHLIELKPKSNKYAVACSSKEKGKQVMEVCASGCIGCGICEKTCKFDAIHVVDNIAHIDYDKCKNCGMCAMKCPKKVIHRLDGQPIPQPKAPAAKTEAAAK, encoded by the coding sequence ATGTCAGAAATTATTATGGCGGCTGTATGTGTTGCTGCTGTCGGATTAATAATAGGTATCTTTCTGGGAATCGCCGGTAAAAAGTTTGCTGTTGAAGTTGATGAAAGAGAAACAGCTATTATAGGCGTTCTTCCAGGAGCTAACTGTGGTGGCTGCGGATATGCAGGATGTGCAGCTAACGCTCATGCGATCGTAGAAGGGATTGCAAAAGTAGATTCGTGTCCCGTAGGCGGTGCAGATTGTGCTGCAAAAATTGCGGAAATAATGGGACAGTCGGTTTCAGCTGAGGCTCCTAAAGTTGCTTTTGTTAAATGCTCAGGAACCTGTGATAAGGCTAAAAGCCAGATGAATTATACAGGTCAGATGGATTGTAAGCTGCTTGCGCAGATCCAGGGCGGAGGTCCGAAGGCCTGCACATATGGCTGCCTTGGTGGTGGAACCTGCGTAAGGGTATGTCAGTTTGATGCCATACATATCATAGATGGTATCGCACAGGTTGATCCTGAAAAATGTGTTGCCTGTGGTCAGTGCGTATCCAATTGTCCGAAGCATTTGATAGAGCTTAAGCCAAAGAGCAATAAGTATGCTGTTGCATGTTCGTCCAAAGAAAAGGGCAAGCAGGTAATGGAAGTTTGTGCTTCAGGCTGTATCGGATGTGGAATTTGTGAGAAGACTTGTAAATTTGATGCTATACATGTGGTTGATAATATTGCCCATATCGATTATGATAAATGTAAGAATTGCGGTATGTGTGCAATGAAATGTCCTAAGAAGGTGATCCACCGTCTTGATGGACAGCCGATACCGCAGCCAAAGGCTCCTGCAGCAAAGACAGAGGCAGCAGCCAAATAA
- a CDS encoding ribonuclease H-like domain-containing protein, with translation MEIINNDLNLTEKNYLEIIEDFQPADLYRTAFFDIETTGLSREYSMLYLAGFVYFEDNKWKYRQFLAENEEDEFRTLLAMREFMKNFDLLISFNGESFDLPFILARYDKYAINALLPKSFDIYRAVKPFKSLLGLENMKQKSIERFLSVDREDKMNGGELIDVYWNYAKNHGKKERSLLLLHNADDIAGMPELLQIFLYLGIFIGTGYNYLSFSVNECINVSGEPGKELLIRIKLKNTVPHNKFLSNNGLSISFSGSEAMISVPIIEKELRLYFKDYKNYFYLPEEDTVIHKSVGNFMETSRKEKATASNCCIKKTAFYLPQFKNELFSPSFREDYKSKEKFFIYDENLMNEDKLKEYLMIILEELKKKPSTKRS, from the coding sequence ATGGAAATAATTAACAATGATTTAAATCTAACTGAGAAAAATTATCTTGAAATAATCGAGGATTTTCAGCCTGCCGACTTATATAGAACTGCTTTTTTTGACATAGAAACTACCGGACTTTCCCGGGAATATTCTATGCTTTATCTTGCAGGATTTGTATATTTTGAAGACAATAAATGGAAATACCGCCAGTTTCTTGCCGAAAATGAAGAGGATGAGTTCCGCACACTTCTTGCAATGCGAGAATTTATGAAAAATTTTGATCTGCTCATAAGTTTTAACGGTGAGAGCTTCGATCTTCCCTTTATACTTGCCCGTTATGATAAATATGCGATAAATGCTCTTCTGCCCAAAAGTTTTGATATCTACAGAGCTGTTAAGCCATTCAAAAGTCTTCTTGGCCTGGAAAATATGAAGCAAAAATCAATAGAAAGATTCCTGTCAGTCGACCGTGAAGATAAAATGAACGGCGGGGAACTTATTGATGTATATTGGAATTATGCAAAAAATCATGGTAAAAAAGAACGTTCACTCCTTCTTCTCCATAATGCCGATGACATTGCCGGAATGCCTGAACTTCTGCAGATATTTCTCTATCTTGGGATTTTTATCGGAACTGGTTATAATTATCTTTCATTTTCTGTAAATGAATGCATCAACGTTTCCGGAGAACCCGGAAAGGAACTTCTGATCAGGATAAAGTTAAAAAATACTGTTCCTCATAATAAATTTTTGTCCAACAATGGACTTTCTATATCCTTCTCCGGTTCAGAGGCCATGATCTCAGTCCCAATTATAGAAAAAGAACTCAGGCTTTATTTCAAAGATTATAAAAATTATTTTTACCTTCCGGAGGAAGATACCGTTATTCATAAATCAGTAGGAAATTTCATGGAAACAAGCCGGAAAGAAAAGGCCACTGCTTCCAACTGCTGCATAAAAAAGACCGCCTTTTATCTCCCTCAGTTTAAGAATGAGCTTTTCAGCCCTTCTTTCAGAGAAGACTATAAGTCCAAAGAGAAGTTTTTTATTTATGATGAAAATCTTATGAATGAAGATAAACTCAAAGAATACCTCATGATAATTCTGGAAGAATTGAAAAAGAAGCCATCCACAAAAAGGTCTTGA
- a CDS encoding electron transport complex subunit E: MKPNTPVERLFNGIIKENPTLVIILGMCPTLAVTTSAMNGIGMGLSTTAVLAMSNLFISLLRKVIPDEVRIPAFIVVIASFVTMVDMLMEAYTPALYEQLGIYIPLIVVNCIIFGRAEAYASKNSPVASLFDGIGMGLGFTISITIIGFIREFIGSGAVFGHTIGNLPDYMPSIFVMAPGAFMVLATLIVIRANIINHIEAKKGTRLPVEHTDEPGAQCSGCAFVGSCSGKFQKYEAEFKKEGEAKK; the protein is encoded by the coding sequence ATGAAGCCAAATACACCTGTAGAGAGACTATTTAACGGCATTATAAAGGAAAACCCGACGCTGGTTATCATTCTTGGTATGTGTCCTACACTTGCTGTTACAACTTCAGCAATGAACGGAATCGGCATGGGACTTTCCACTACAGCAGTTCTTGCAATGTCAAACCTGTTTATTTCTCTTTTGAGAAAGGTTATTCCCGATGAAGTCAGAATTCCTGCTTTCATTGTGGTAATAGCATCATTTGTAACAATGGTAGACATGCTTATGGAAGCATATACACCGGCTCTTTATGAGCAGCTTGGAATCTATATTCCGCTGATCGTTGTTAACTGTATTATTTTCGGTCGTGCCGAGGCATATGCCTCAAAAAATTCACCTGTAGCATCTTTGTTTGATGGTATCGGTATGGGACTTGGTTTTACCATTTCGATCACTATAATAGGATTCATCCGTGAATTTATAGGTTCCGGTGCAGTTTTCGGACATACAATAGGAAACCTTCCTGATTATATGCCTTCAATATTTGTAATGGCTCCCGGTGCGTTCATGGTACTGGCAACATTAATTGTTATCCGTGCCAATATAATAAATCACATCGAGGCAAAGAAGGGAACAAGACTTCCTGTAGAGCATACTGACGAGCCCGGTGCGCAGTGTTCCGGATGTGCTTTTGTCGGAAGCTGCTCAGGGAAGTTCCAGAAATATGAAGCTGAATTTAAGAAGGAAGGAGAGGCTAAGAAATGA
- a CDS encoding RnfABCDGE type electron transport complex subunit D, which translates to MAEEKKLLNVSSNPHVRDRITTRMIMLLVIIALLPATGYGVYHFGLYSLAVVLITTGTAVIWEFLWNKFMKKKSTIEDLSAVVTGLLLALNMPPRIPIWICVMGSFFAIIVVKNLFGGLGQNFMNPALGARCFLLISFAGKMADFAYDSVSGATYLASLKNGTGFDASAMVWGNEMGTIGETSVIAIVIGACILLAFGIIDLTIPGTYIVTFALFWVLFGGHGADPAYLTAELAGGGLMLGAFFMATDYVTSPITTKGRIIYGIILGILTGVFRVFSSGAEGVSYAIIVSNLLVPLIERAAPLKCFGYVKPEKGGRV; encoded by the coding sequence ATGGCTGAAGAGAAGAAACTTTTGAATGTATCTTCAAATCCTCATGTCAGGGATAGGATCACCACACGTATGATAATGCTTTTGGTGATCATTGCGCTTCTTCCTGCTACAGGATACGGAGTTTATCATTTTGGACTTTATTCGTTGGCGGTAGTTCTTATAACTACAGGTACAGCAGTTATATGGGAATTCCTCTGGAATAAATTCATGAAGAAAAAGAGCACTATAGAGGATCTTTCGGCAGTAGTTACCGGGCTTCTTCTGGCTCTTAACATGCCACCCAGGATTCCGATCTGGATATGCGTTATGGGTTCTTTCTTTGCGATAATCGTAGTAAAGAATCTTTTTGGCGGGCTTGGACAGAATTTCATGAATCCGGCACTTGGAGCAAGATGTTTCCTCCTTATTTCATTTGCAGGTAAGATGGCAGATTTTGCTTATGACAGCGTTTCAGGAGCAACATATCTTGCATCATTAAAGAATGGAACAGGATTTGATGCATCTGCAATGGTCTGGGGAAATGAAATGGGAACAATAGGTGAGACCAGTGTTATCGCCATTGTTATTGGTGCATGTATTTTGCTTGCATTTGGAATAATCGATCTTACTATTCCTGGAACTTATATCGTAACATTTGCTCTTTTCTGGGTATTATTCGGTGGACATGGTGCAGATCCGGCTTACCTTACAGCTGAACTTGCCGGCGGCGGACTTATGCTTGGTGCATTTTTCATGGCTACAGATTATGTTACGAGTCCGATCACCACGAAGGGCAGGATAATATATGGAATAATTCTCGGTATTCTTACAGGCGTGTTCCGTGTATTCTCATCCGGAGCAGAAGGAGTATCCTATGCAATAATCGTATCTAACCTTCTTGTGCCGCTTATCGAAAGAGCAGCACCTCTTAAATGCTTTGGCTATGTAAAGCCGGAGAAAGGGGGTAGGGTATAA
- a CDS encoding MBL fold metallo-hydrolase translates to MNKKRAFLLSMIIFASLFLFGCVKTDNINSSESSKARSESLSGNIYTIKCYNVGKGDAFLIYGNDSAVMIDTGYKENGEDLVDDMKDLGIDSLDCMMISHFDKDHVGGAAKIIKNMEVKRVISTYQTNEKKHTNKFFNAVLDNGLKDEVFTENTSFTIGDVNYDIYPPQKEEYDDKEDNNSSLLVKMTYGDFSMLFTGDAQTERLSEYSSYNNLASTVLKFPYHGHYQDYLSDLIKECDPKYAIITSSDDQPEDELTVQLLENAGVSTYLTRKGDVIIQTNGSDVSIKQ, encoded by the coding sequence ATGAATAAAAAAAGAGCTTTTCTACTGTCAATGATCATTTTTGCCTCTTTATTCCTCTTTGGATGTGTAAAAACTGATAACATAAACTCATCCGAAAGTTCAAAGGCTCGATCAGAAAGCTTATCCGGAAATATATATACCATTAAATGCTATAATGTTGGCAAGGGCGATGCCTTTTTAATTTATGGAAATGATTCTGCAGTAATGATCGATACAGGATACAAAGAGAATGGTGAAGATCTTGTCGATGATATGAAAGATTTGGGTATTGACAGTCTTGACTGCATGATGATTTCTCATTTCGATAAGGATCATGTTGGCGGCGCTGCAAAAATAATTAAAAATATGGAAGTAAAACGTGTGATCTCAACCTATCAGACAAATGAGAAAAAACACACAAATAAGTTTTTTAATGCAGTCCTTGATAACGGACTAAAAGATGAAGTTTTTACAGAAAACACTTCTTTTACTATCGGAGATGTAAATTATGACATCTACCCTCCTCAGAAAGAGGAATATGACGATAAGGAAGATAATAACTCTTCTCTTCTCGTTAAAATGACCTATGGAGATTTCTCGATGCTTTTCACAGGTGATGCCCAGACAGAACGGCTAAGTGAATATTCATCTTATAATAATCTAGCTTCCACCGTTCTTAAATTTCCCTATCATGGTCATTATCAGGATTATCTCTCTGACCTTATAAAAGAATGTGATCCGAAATATGCTATCATAACTTCTTCTGATGACCAGCCCGAAGATGAATTAACAGTCCAGCTTTTAGAAAATGCCGGTGTCAGCACATATCTTACCAGAAAAGGCGATGTCATCATACAAACCAATGGAAGCGATGTTAGTATAAAACAATAA
- a CDS encoding FAD:protein FMN transferase: MMKKFKCWLGSVVIAAAGLFLFAGCAAKTEPVSKTEFMLDTVCYITLYDKNDPSIIEDAFKLGKEYENLFSATVEGSDVYRINEADGETVEVSEDTIELIKTSIKYGDLTNGAFDITIYPISKMWDFTGENPSVPDEADIKEALKHVNYKNISIDEEKNTVTLLDSEAMIDPGAIGKGYIADKMKEYIVSKGVKSAIINLGGNVLTIGESTEKRPFKIGIRKPFADESEMATAVEANDKSVVSSGSYERYFIENGRLYYHILDPKTGYPADGGLSGITIISDKSVDGDALSTSCFILGYDKAIELLKGIKEEKIGAIFIADDNTTINEYGME, translated from the coding sequence ATGATGAAAAAGTTTAAGTGTTGGTTAGGATCGGTCGTAATTGCTGCAGCCGGTCTTTTTTTATTTGCGGGCTGTGCGGCAAAAACAGAGCCGGTGAGCAAAACAGAATTTATGCTGGATACGGTATGCTATATAACTCTCTATGATAAAAATGACCCTTCAATTATAGAGGATGCATTTAAACTTGGAAAAGAATATGAGAACCTTTTTTCTGCTACAGTTGAGGGTTCTGATGTTTATAGAATAAATGAAGCAGATGGAGAAACTGTCGAAGTAAGCGAGGATACGATAGAGCTGATAAAGACATCGATAAAATATGGGGATCTTACAAATGGAGCATTTGACATTACAATATATCCGATATCCAAGATGTGGGATTTTACGGGAGAGAATCCTTCAGTTCCTGATGAAGCAGATATTAAAGAAGCCTTAAAACACGTTAATTACAAAAATATATCCATAGATGAAGAAAAAAATACAGTAACGCTTTTAGACAGCGAGGCAATGATCGATCCCGGTGCCATAGGAAAGGGATATATCGCAGATAAAATGAAAGAATATATCGTGTCTAAAGGCGTAAAGAGTGCTATAATAAACTTGGGTGGAAATGTACTTACCATAGGCGAATCTACGGAAAAAAGACCGTTTAAAATAGGTATAAGAAAACCCTTTGCAGATGAATCTGAAATGGCGACGGCAGTGGAAGCAAATGATAAATCAGTTGTAAGTTCAGGCTCGTATGAACGGTATTTTATAGAAAACGGCAGATTATATTATCATATACTTGACCCAAAGACCGGTTATCCTGCTGATGGAGGACTTTCAGGAATAACGATCATATCAGATAAATCCGTTGATGGAGATGCATTGAGTACAAGCTGCTTTATATTAGGCTATGATAAGGCAATTGAACTCTTAAAAGGAATTAAAGAGGAGAAAATAGGAGCAATCTTTATAGCAGACGATAATACAACAATTAATGAGTACGGCATGGAATAA
- a CDS encoding glycoside hydrolase family 25 protein — MSMLHKRKSDRKKGISSGVKLALATMAALGAVFFVIIATVLANRRPSHKAENTEVISTEAAVNAEKAEEVEWESLADGETRTSDELNFWHMYDKDEPDSVTVSPASRGEVKDDLVSVNKADENVESPSENEIDAVGDESAQAVSRNSLSGNFFDQNELIDGEADFVPVISEIKKSSLYEEGFRMNGEFKEYALNDKKTSFTGIDVSKYQGDIDWKAVADSGVDFAMIRMGSRGYSRGQVIVDDKFYDNLNGCSENGIRVGIYFYSQAITPEEAIEEANYCIGSIGKHKVEYPIVFDSEAVIGDSYRTENLSPYELSSIAQAFCNMVTMYGYTPMIAASKKQFASHFDMSMIEQYDWWLFDTDEYSVFPYKYSIWQYSKTGTVEGISGAVNLDISFIDYSSK; from the coding sequence ATGTCAATGCTTCATAAACGTAAATCCGACAGAAAAAAGGGGATAAGTTCGGGTGTTAAGCTTGCGCTGGCGACAATGGCAGCACTTGGAGCAGTGTTTTTTGTCATTATTGCAACGGTGCTGGCAAACCGCAGGCCGAGTCACAAGGCAGAAAATACAGAGGTCATCTCAACAGAAGCAGCAGTAAATGCTGAAAAAGCTGAAGAGGTTGAGTGGGAAAGTCTTGCTGATGGAGAAACCAGGACAAGTGACGAATTGAATTTCTGGCATATGTATGATAAAGATGAGCCGGATTCAGTTACAGTAAGTCCTGCTTCCAGGGGAGAAGTAAAGGATGATCTGGTATCAGTAAATAAAGCGGATGAAAATGTAGAAAGTCCATCAGAAAATGAAATAGATGCAGTCGGAGATGAATCGGCACAGGCTGTTTCAAGAAACAGCTTATCGGGAAATTTCTTTGACCAGAACGAGCTCATTGATGGAGAGGCGGATTTTGTTCCTGTTATAAGTGAAATAAAAAAGAGCAGTTTGTATGAGGAAGGATTCCGTATGAACGGTGAGTTTAAGGAGTATGCCCTTAATGACAAGAAAACTTCCTTCACCGGTATAGATGTCTCTAAATATCAGGGAGATATAGACTGGAAGGCAGTAGCTGACAGTGGTGTCGATTTTGCCATGATACGAATGGGATCAAGAGGTTACAGCCGCGGACAGGTTATTGTGGATGATAAGTTTTATGATAACCTGAATGGATGCTCAGAAAATGGGATCAGAGTCGGAATATATTTTTATTCGCAGGCGATCACGCCGGAAGAGGCTATAGAAGAGGCAAATTACTGTATAGGATCAATAGGCAAGCACAAAGTTGAATATCCTATTGTTTTTGACAGTGAGGCAGTCATAGGGGACAGCTACAGGACAGAGAACCTTTCTCCGTATGAGTTATCATCCATCGCACAGGCGTTCTGCAATATGGTGACTATGTATGGATACACGCCTATGATAGCTGCAAGTAAAAAGCAGTTTGCCAGTCATTTTGATATGAGTATGATAGAACAGTATGACTGGTGGCTTTTTGATACGGATGAATATAGTGTATTTCCATACAAGTACTCTATCTGGCAGTATTCAAAGACAGGAACTGTCGAAGGAATAAGCGGAGCTGTGAATCTTGATATATCATTTATAGATTATTCAAGTAAATGA
- a CDS encoding RnfABCDGE type electron transport complex subunit G, with product MSKEVKNTIIITVFALVSGLALGLVHQVTAGPIAAQKQKALNEAYSAVISEASNFTDMGIEAYDDADHNAQISSVLTAEDASGAAAGYVVNVVSHGGYGGDIEFSVGIKNDGTIENISITAISETPGLGMKAQTEPDFINQFLGQSTDTAFALGDNVTAITSATFTSRCMTNGINAALQYYTNNLAGGTQ from the coding sequence ATGAGTAAGGAAGTAAAGAATACTATTATAATTACTGTATTTGCGTTGGTTTCAGGTCTTGCACTCGGACTGGTTCACCAGGTTACGGCAGGTCCTATCGCAGCACAGAAACAGAAGGCTTTAAACGAGGCATACAGCGCAGTAATATCAGAGGCTTCAAATTTCACAGATATGGGAATAGAAGCTTATGATGATGCAGATCACAACGCTCAGATATCTTCAGTACTCACTGCTGAGGATGCATCAGGTGCCGCAGCAGGATATGTTGTGAATGTGGTTTCCCACGGAGGATACGGCGGAGATATAGAATTTTCCGTAGGTATCAAAAATGATGGAACTATTGAAAATATTTCGATCACCGCAATTTCCGAAACACCCGGACTTGGAATGAAGGCTCAGACAGAACCTGATTTTATAAATCAGTTCTTGGGACAGAGTACAGATACGGCATTTGCTCTCGGAGATAATGTTACGGCTATCACAAGTGCAACATTTACGTCACGTTGCATGACAAACGGTATCAACGCCGCATTGCAGTATTATACAAATAATTTAGCGGGAGGTACACAATAA
- a CDS encoding RnfABCDGE type electron transport complex subunit A, producing MNSSSTLIYILVFSILINNVVLSQFLGICPFLGVSNKVTTAAGMGGAVVFVITIASAVAAVIYQFVLLPFNLEYLNTIVFILVIAALVQLVEMFLKKSSPSLYKALGVYLPLITTNCAVLGVVLLNVQNGFNFIQSVVNGFATACGFALSLVIMAGLREKMEYNDVAKPVKGMPFTMFTASLMAIAFCGFAGLK from the coding sequence ATGAACAGTTCATCAACATTAATTTATATACTTGTTTTTTCAATACTGATCAATAACGTTGTATTGAGCCAGTTCCTTGGAATATGTCCTTTCCTTGGTGTTTCAAATAAGGTTACGACAGCAGCCGGAATGGGCGGAGCGGTTGTATTTGTTATAACGATTGCTTCTGCTGTTGCAGCAGTTATTTATCAGTTTGTACTTTTACCTTTTAATCTGGAATATCTCAATACTATCGTTTTTATCCTTGTTATTGCGGCTCTGGTTCAGTTAGTAGAGATGTTTTTGAAGAAATCTTCACCATCACTTTATAAGGCATTGGGAGTATATCTTCCCCTTATAACCACAAACTGTGCAGTTCTTGGTGTAGTTCTTCTTAATGTGCAGAATGGATTTAATTTTATTCAGAGTGTTGTGAACGGATTTGCTACTGCATGTGGTTTTGCTCTTTCGCTTGTGATCATGGCCGGTCTTCGTGAAAAAATGGAGTACAATGACGTTGCAAAGCCGGTAAAGGGAATGCCCTTTACAATGTTTACAGCAAGTCTTATGGCTATTGCATTCTGTGGATTTGCAGGACTTAAATAA
- the rsxC gene encoding electron transport complex subunit RsxC, with amino-acid sequence MSQFTFSGGIHPFDGKSLSKDKPVKEVLPKGLLVFPLSQHIGAPAKAVVAVGDSVKAGQLIAEASGFVSANIFSSVSGTVKAIEPHRVPTGAMVNSIVIENDGKYEEAEAAPAKNFEEMSGEEIVNAVRNAGVVGMGGAGFPTAVKLSPKNPEKIDYVIANCAECEPYLTSDYRRMIENPELIIGGMNCVLKIFPKAKGIIAIEDNKPDAIESLKKLAVNESRIEVYALKTKYPQGGERQLIYACTKRAINSKMLPADAGCIVDNCETLVAINRAVRENKPTYKRIVTITGDAINDPRNFLVPMGMSFNELIEEAGGFKAEPEQIVSGGPMMGFSVFDTETPVTKTSSAMLCLLKDDAIHAEETACINCGRCVEACPERLIPSQLATYGEHENYEKFNQLFGTECIECGSCTYVCPAKRQLAQAIKGMKRLAIAKAKEEAKAKAEAKGGDR; translated from the coding sequence ATGTCACAGTTTACTTTTAGTGGAGGCATTCATCCTTTTGACGGTAAATCGCTGTCAAAGGATAAGCCAGTAAAAGAAGTGCTGCCAAAGGGATTATTGGTATTTCCGCTTTCACAGCACATCGGAGCTCCGGCTAAAGCTGTTGTTGCGGTAGGCGACAGTGTAAAGGCAGGACAGCTTATTGCTGAAGCGAGCGGATTTGTATCGGCTAATATTTTCTCTTCCGTTAGCGGAACAGTAAAGGCAATAGAGCCGCATCGTGTTCCTACGGGAGCAATGGTAAATTCCATTGTTATAGAAAATGACGGCAAATATGAAGAGGCTGAAGCTGCTCCGGCAAAGAATTTTGAGGAAATGTCCGGTGAAGAGATAGTAAATGCTGTCAGAAATGCCGGAGTAGTCGGAATGGGAGGTGCAGGTTTCCCCACAGCGGTAAAACTTTCACCCAAGAATCCTGAAAAGATCGACTACGTAATAGCAAATTGTGCTGAATGTGAGCCGTATCTGACATCTGATTACAGACGGATGATCGAGAATCCGGAGCTTATAATCGGAGGAATGAATTGCGTCCTTAAGATTTTTCCTAAGGCAAAGGGAATCATCGCGATCGAGGATAATAAACCGGATGCGATCGAAAGTCTGAAGAAGCTTGCAGTCAATGAATCAAGGATAGAAGTCTACGCACTGAAGACAAAATATCCTCAGGGTGGTGAGCGTCAGCTTATTTATGCGTGTACAAAGCGCGCGATCAATTCAAAAATGCTTCCTGCAGACGCAGGCTGTATCGTAGATAATTGCGAAACGCTTGTGGCAATTAATCGCGCTGTCAGGGAGAATAAACCCACTTACAAAAGAATAGTTACCATTACGGGAGATGCCATAAACGATCCCAGAAATTTCCTAGTACCTATGGGAATGAGCTTTAACGAGCTTATTGAAGAGGCAGGTGGATTTAAGGCTGAGCCTGAACAGATAGTTTCCGGTGGACCGATGATGGGATTTTCAGTTTTTGATACAGAGACACCTGTAACAAAAACTTCATCAGCTATGCTCTGCCTTCTTAAGGATGATGCCATTCATGCAGAGGAGACTGCCTGCATCAACTGCGGACGTTGTGTTGAAGCCTGTCCTGAAAGACTTATTCCATCACAGCTCGCAACCTACGGAGAGCATGAAAATTATGAAAAATTTAATCAGCTTTTCGGAACTGAGTGCATAGAATGTGGTTCATGTACTTATGTCTGCCCTGCAAAACGTCAGCTTGCACAGGCTATTAAGGGTATGAAGAGACTTGCTATTGCAAAAGCTAAAGAAGAAGCAAAAGCAAAAGCTGAAGCGAAGGGTGGTGACAGATAA